The following DNA comes from Vespula pensylvanica isolate Volc-1 chromosome 5, ASM1446617v1, whole genome shotgun sequence.
CTGCTTTATCAATCAGGACTCATATAGTAAACTTATAGGACGATTTTTAACCTGTTCAATAATGTCCAATGTACTCCGTAACAATTCTTGATGTATTACATTTAAATCTTGTTGTCCATTTATAACTTTCCAAGTACCATCATTAAGTTTATCATAGTTAGAAGATACTTTTTGTTGAAATGTCATATTGTCATATCTTTCTCCATCCCACATATGTGAATTCTGCATTTGTTCTGGAACTTTCAGAAAAACTATCAAGTCTGGACTAGGAAGCCCACGATCTACTTCTTGACACCAGGTCAAACTTCTACCAGTAGCAGCTGATGTATATGCTGCGCCAGAAGCTGCAtacctataaaaatatatatattctttaatgtTTTACTACAAATGCAAGTTATTTTAGAATTACTTTTGTAATAAGAATTTtagtcttttctttatattaataccTATCAATAATCAATGTGGTACCAGCTTGAAGAGCTTTTATAATATCTTGTCTACATTCCCATCTATTagctgaaaataataaatgtgcTGCTTCTGATGgtaattcaatttcttttaataaaaatttgtttaatacttCTCCAATCTTAGTTGTtctatctataaaaagaaataaaataaataaaatataattgaaaatgaaaagtacATTCTTTATTTACAGATTTTCGTCCGTCTTTtggacaataataatatttgtatactaattataaatttaaaaaaatttcaaatttcccgcattatgtaaaaaatattataaggtTTAACCGCTAGAGAACGTTAGAGAACGTCGATAATGACAATGGTcctttgtatataaataataaatatataactttgaAACTAAAACACGTGGATCTTTCTATAATCGAAAATTGTTTCAAGAATACAATAATGTATCTAATGTCACTAATTAATGACATTCTCGACAAAATATCCCGGTTAAAATTTCTTACATGCTAACAAAGACAAACGTGCTTCCATAACAATGGATAACAACAAATGCATAACAAAtggataatattatatgatattatatgataatttacagtatattatatcgaattccagcgtaaaataatatactcaCTTGGAAAGGATTTGGCTTCGGCAACAATACCAAGGTTATTTAACGCCTCAACCAATAATTTCACTTGTGTCGTTTTGCCTACTTTGTCACAACCTTCTAACGCTAAGAAAGCTCCTCGTCCAtgcattttgttttattatcgatgaagTTTTCCACAAAAACTCAATGCaaagagataattaaaattaagagTACAACTGTGAAGTATACTATATAACTTACAGCGCCCCCAACTTTACAGtacaataaatttctaaattcaaattaaaatctaTAGTAACGGTTCATcatataattttcctttcgttatagtttattattatagcaaTAGCAATATGACATCCGTTGTTATATCAtcaatatacattatacatttaGTATTATCCATATTTCCCATAAACATACAACTTTGAATtctaaattatgtatatatacttagcATATTAAACCAAGCCATTCATGTCAATTTTCAACCatcctatacatatataacataccAGCTCAACTTAATATTTCCATGTAACTATAACATTAATCTTAAAATCTTTGCATTTCTCTCCATGATAATGTATCACTGTTAGAGATTTCAGGTAGATATTGcactaaaataaatttatttgtatttatgtattaagaacatagtattaataatattaagctGTTGGTGCTAAATTTAAAGTGTAATTAACAATCATTTTAATGCAATTCAACCTTGACactctattttattatatcattgaatGTGTAGTTCAAAAATTAGATATGCAGtgtacttttttataaatggtATGCAAGATTTGCACaaacaaaaatgtttacaGTTTTAAAATACAaggaaaattgtatattaaatcTGCTGTTAAATATTAACAGTTAAATTGACTTCCAATCTTTCTCCAAGCAACTTATATCTTAAGTATTTACAAATCTTAaataccatatatatacaagtacacAGCATTTCACATATTCTATTGCAACCATTCTCTTGTAGCTTGTAAATGTAGCAAGTACCTCAATTTATTACTATGTCACAAGGATAAAAATGTGTACAGGAATTTATATAGCAACTAAAAGACAAAAACTGTTAGCACAATAGCAGGTGGTAGATATAGTACAGagatatcattaatatcttcttgaaaaagaatgagatcCGTAAAAGAGTGAAGTTAAAACATTTTGTTGTAATCACATCACTATACActacaagaaaaaaagttttgaaCAGTGATCCAAAAGTACtatacattttcattaaatatgaaCATCCagcattaattaataaaatagtcTTAAAGTAATTTTGTATTCATAGTAAGTTATGCATACACTTTATCAATTCAAAATTTACactatatttgtacatattaatctttttctttgatcataATGCAAGTTTATTTAGAAATGTATGCAAATGTAATGTAGAGTTCACATACGTTTGTTATTACTAGTAatcatgatattaaaattgtgaGAAAATCTTACAATCAAATAAGAACAGCAATGTTGCAAATAAAAACACAATGTATAATTcacttaatttaaaaattaacgaatatGCATAAAAAAGCACcacaattcatttttttactttcctcaTTTCACAACCTGTAGGATatttaagattttattaaaagtatcaagaaattttttgaaCTACAACATTATTCCACCAATAACACTACATTACACTAtgcttttttcctcttctttacaATCTTATAGGATGGCAGTTACATTACATTGGTGTATCaatatcttaataatttatctattaataacaatacttGTTCGTTCTTACACATTTAAAGACAGAATTCATAACATTTCTGTATGTTAACATTCTTCAATTTacccttttcattcttttagtTTTGCCAGCATATAAAATCAGACTTCGAATTATAGCACATACCAAGGCCATTTTTAATAGACTTTTATAATTACTAAGATATAAACTCTGTAGCATTtctactatttattatttgaaatatatatatatatatgtagaacataattttacaaaggacaaattacttattttttatataaattataaataatcgcaacaaaatatcttttgcttcttatttataatttgaataatttttcataaacaaATCAGTCCTTTGTAATCGTACATtccaaagaatattttatttatagtttgcacaatgtttatttcttttaatttcagaaataaatgtagatagcatagatattaataagatGACAAAAGTACCATGGTAATTTAAAGactaattcattcattttaaagatagagatattaTCTGacagaaaaatagatttttttttaatatatttgaaatatttaggGATTAAACCAATGTGTTACGAATTAGAAAATGCAAAGTATGTATGCTTTCATTGCAGtgtcaaataattttctacaagggaatattacaaaaagatcTTTTACAACAGAATAATTATTCCCttaattaaatcttatataattaataagatactGTATTGTTCACTAGTTGTCAGAATGTCTCAATtcttaagtaaaaaataattgctagttttttattttattaactacACTTATAATAATTCTGAATCTTTTActaaattttctatctataataaaatccGAACATTTACGAATTTCGTAATTCCTGATTATTTTGCTAATAAAAATGGATCGATTCGAAATCTAAGTTAAAAATCTATGTAGACAAAGTTTTTGCTATCCagacattaataatatacactTTAGATAATTAATCCAATTTGTATGAGACACaagaaattcgtttaattaacaattattccGATAAGAATACGTAATCGAACTTATCATGGAGGATATCCAGTATGTTGCACATTCTTCATTACACGATCCTTGATATTACCAGGTTTGCTCATTGGTCCTTAAAAATAACcatattttgaatataatttatatcagacatttaaaagtaaacctttaagaatgaaaatttatatagttacattaaatcaaataaattgtctattatttttaatacgttcgGTGTCATGTTTATtgtgtataatacatacaaaatTGTGTTAGCCTTATCGTATTAAATACTGATGaatcatgaatatttttcttcttttatagagtgatttatttatattaatacaaaaaggaaaagattcaTATAATCTAAGAGATTACTTCTGCTCTtgagtatatttattattataaaaactatgaaaataaatgtatgttaGATAATTTGAAAATGCTTTCGCGCCGAACGTATTAATGCGCATTAGTTCCACTTTTGGGTTCATTTACaacataatacaaaaatatgaaaaataacgatttttctaattgatttaaaagatTACCTATACAAGATAATATATGTGCAAAATAGTAATACAaagcaataaaattaaaattatatattgcttAACGCATAAACATACATTGCAAGACCAAAACCAATCATACATCCTTCACCAAGCTTTCCCAAAGCTTCatagattattttatgaaataaaaatgatatatctaCATAACTTTATAATAAGTAAAGAAGACGAATCTCTATTGCTGTAGCTTATTtgtgttataatattaaagaattacATTTGGTACAAAACGTTTAAAAggatttgtattaaattttatatattaacatttagtttacatataattataattatttgaaaaatttttatatagacaAACTTTCATAATTGTGTAAAGTTAGTGTATTATATTACCTTATTCCTTTGGAGAAGACGCGGATCCCTCATTGTGTAGCTCTGCACCTCTCGCGATAATGAGCTGGTTGAGCTCCATCGAGAGAGCTATATGCCATATACAACATAATAATGTTGTCTCACTAACTAATACTTGTCATAATATtaagtatcatatatatttactttatattatgcacattattactattttagaaaatatgtcatataatctttttctaaatgttTTGGTTAAAAACCCTTCAATAGATTGGTTCTAATAAGattatagcaaaaaaaaaatgtttataacaattttgcataatatttatcaattcatTACATTgtggaatataaaatacttactATTGAAAGGTACACATGcactaattataaaatatttgtacaataattattttattcttatcattgCAATATGCTTTATgtcaaatatttacatttatttggATACGtgcaaagaaaattaatagtaaaataaaatataaatttgatccattaatatctaatataagtaaaaaaaaaaacaggcaAAAATGTACACTAAATAAGCTAACATAACAataggaaatagaaaataaacatacttatttatattacagcTCTGTCAAGAATTTAAAATCTTAagtatacaaagaaaataaattatgaaaaagcacccaatattataaacaaacatCAAGCAATTGTAGCAAGACATGCGTGTTAGGTATGAAATAactcaaaattaataaaatggatATTCTTACTATCAgcaacaattattatttggcTACATCATTCTGCCTCCCCGACTGCTTgcaaaaggaaacaaaaagaaagatagattaaacacatatacatacaagaaaatattctattggAAAAGTTGAAAGTCTGATCGAATATTGTTGTCCTAggatataattattgaaacaatTGATCGTCTTTCGATCATATGTTTTTCTAATCAACAAACAATAACTTTAACAAGACACTGCTGAATACTTTGTTACTCTTTTGTTAGAATTCAACCTTCTCCATGTTACTGCATGTGTCTTATTTACTTTGAAATCAAcagaagtaataaaattatttgcttTGTAATTGGACGATCAAAAGGAAAGGttaatttaaaagagattGACACATTTATACAGAGCTataatgatttcttttattctaattttcaAAAGGTATATAAAACTTACATTAAATTCCAATCAAAGAAGTATATGATTCTGATACAAATTActacttttcattctttatttataatcattattgcTCCGTTTATgcataaatacaaatatacaggTCTAAGGGAAATTTAGAACTCATTTTAGCTTATTTAgacgaaataatttctaaagaaaagggaaagaaaaggatgttTAAGTGTCTTAACATTACAGTTCCGAGAAgatgtttaaagaaaaaactaagCTGCATACCAGCATACTGCAGCCACAACGCAAGGGCAAGGAAAAGTATTGTGTATGTCGTGTTTCAGATAGAAATTGTTCaagatgaaaaatttgtatgaaaCTGTACTGTTATTGTTGTATATGTGTTATAACTATTAAAATAACTTGtagaaattatatctaaaaatgaaaatattatatatctaactTACTCCTTGAGTTACATTTTCATTAGGTTGTGCAGCAGGTATACTTGGTGCTGGAGCTGGTGTTAAAAAATCGACAGGTGCACTTGGATCATTTActgcaatataaaataataaaatatatttgtatcattCAACTCATTACTTCTTCTAACTGtcgtatattattatgtattacttttcttttttacctggTGCAGGAATGAATAATTGAGGAGATGATACAGCCATAGGTACGAATGGAGATGTTGCAGGTGTTGGTACATTTGGTGAAGCTGTACTGCTTTTTCCACCATTTGGATTCATTACATCTATATAATTGGCACGcatatttcttcctttttgtaaTTTGAACATATTGTAATTAGCGTGTAATTTAGAACCATTTATGTTCATTGTTTCTTTAGATTGTTTACTATGTATAGGACGTTGAGGTGCAGTAACTTGTTCAGTTGATGATGGTTTGAAACTCATGTCAGTTGCTTTTGGTGGTGGAGGCAATGCTGCTGAACTAATATCTGCATCTTCATCTTTATTCATCCATTTTTTTGCAACAGGATCCCAAACAATCTGtaaatgaaaagtatttacattaattgtatatatgttatttattcaGGTGGAACATGCTGTagtatataacttttattacttaataataCATAGGGCTTATGTAGTTTAAATCTTGCAATATTCCACACATTAACAATGCAATCTCTACtgataaataaacaatgaCAAAGTTAGTAATTAATCAATCACTTTATCAAAGCCAAATCATACTGGCCTGCTTATCTTCCATTTAACTGATGATCAATTACCACAAAAATCCGCCTAAGCCCTTTGTtacataaaacataaaattgtctatcgtaatttttctattataaaaaaaaaagaaaaatagagagaatatATCGTAGATACGTTACCGTAGGATTACTGTCATCTGGTAGTATCATTTGATTACGTGGTTTTGGAGCCAATTTGCT
Coding sequences within:
- the LOC122629680 gene encoding thymidylate kinase, yielding MHGRGAFLALEGCDKVGKTTQVKLLVEALNNLGIVAEAKSFPNRTTKIGEVLNKFLLKEIELPSEAAHLLFSANRWECRQDIIKALQAGTTLIIDRYAASGAAYTSAATGRSLTWCQEVDRGLPSPDLIVFLKVPEQMQNSHMWDGERYDNMTFQQKVSSNYDKLNDGTWKVINGQQDLNVIHQELLRSTLDIIEQVKNRPISLLYES